The following proteins are co-located in the Streptomyces sp. DT2A-34 genome:
- a CDS encoding TetR/AcrR family transcriptional regulator has protein sequence MTTGVRRRMGVEERRQQLIGVALELFSQRSPDDVSIDEIASAAGISRPLVYHYFPGKLSLYEAALKRASQELAARFVEPQEGPLGARLLRVMRRYFDFVEEHGPGFAALMRGGPAVGSTATNALIDSVRQAAYVQILSHLKVENPPARLELVIRTWISLAESTALIWLDGRRIPRAELEAQLVHDFAALAAVSAAYDEEMGALLRRMLKEEPADGPFSDLVARLISLAS, from the coding sequence ATGACTACCGGGGTACGCCGAAGAATGGGAGTCGAGGAGCGGCGGCAGCAGTTGATCGGCGTCGCCCTCGAACTGTTCAGCCAGCGCTCGCCCGACGATGTCTCCATCGACGAGATAGCGTCGGCGGCGGGCATCTCCCGGCCGCTGGTCTACCACTACTTCCCCGGCAAACTCAGCCTGTACGAAGCCGCGTTGAAGCGTGCCTCACAGGAACTGGCGGCCCGTTTCGTCGAGCCGCAGGAGGGGCCGCTGGGGGCGCGGCTGCTGCGGGTGATGCGCCGGTACTTCGACTTCGTCGAGGAGCACGGCCCCGGTTTCGCGGCGCTGATGCGCGGCGGCCCGGCGGTCGGCTCGACGGCGACGAACGCGCTCATCGACTCCGTACGGCAGGCCGCGTATGTCCAAATCCTTTCGCATCTGAAGGTGGAGAACCCGCCCGCGCGCCTGGAACTGGTCATCCGCACCTGGATCTCGCTCGCCGAGTCGACGGCGCTGATCTGGCTGGACGGGCGGCGCATCCCGCGCGCCGAGCTGGAGGCCCAGCTGGTGCACGACTTCGCCGCGCTGGCCGCGGTCAGCGCCGCCTACGACGAGGAGATGGGCGCGCTGCTGCGCCGCATGCTGAAGGAGGAGCCGGCCGACGGTCCGTTCAGCGACCTGGTCGCCCGGCTGATCTCGCTCGCGTCCTAG
- a CDS encoding PDR/VanB family oxidoreductase yields the protein MPKFRTVAVVAGAALLARRAMRRRIQASPLWPMPALEEPISGLPRSRALRLLVASREEIADGVVQLRLEGRDLPRWEPGAHLDLVLPSGLVRQYSLCGDPEDSSSYTVATRLVAGGRGGSREVHEQVREGMELQVRGPRNRFPLVEAASYVFVVGGIGITPVLPMLRALPDGAEWRLLYCGRERASMPFLEEVEKLGGGSRVAVVEGRPDLDAFLADVPEDGAVYCCGPEGLMAAVEERFPRVRLERFTPRVSAGGAFEVELRRSGRTLTVAEDSTVLAAVRAELPDTAYSCEQGFCGTCQQRVLEGEVDHRDELLTDAERADSMLICVSRARGDRLVLDM from the coding sequence ATGCCGAAGTTCCGGACCGTCGCCGTGGTCGCCGGTGCCGCCCTGCTCGCCCGGCGGGCGATGCGGCGCCGCATCCAGGCCTCGCCGCTGTGGCCGATGCCCGCCCTGGAGGAGCCGATCTCCGGGCTGCCCCGGTCGCGGGCGCTGCGCCTGCTGGTGGCCTCGCGCGAGGAGATCGCCGACGGGGTCGTACAACTGCGGCTGGAGGGGCGCGACTTGCCGCGCTGGGAGCCCGGCGCGCATCTCGACCTCGTGCTGCCGTCGGGGCTGGTGCGGCAGTACTCGCTGTGCGGCGACCCGGAGGACAGCTCGTCCTACACCGTGGCGACCAGGCTGGTCGCGGGCGGGCGGGGTGGCTCGCGCGAGGTGCACGAGCAGGTGCGGGAGGGGATGGAGCTCCAGGTGCGGGGGCCGCGGAACCGGTTCCCGTTGGTGGAGGCCGCGTCGTACGTGTTCGTCGTGGGCGGCATCGGGATCACGCCGGTCCTGCCGATGCTGCGGGCACTGCCCGACGGTGCCGAGTGGCGGCTGCTGTACTGCGGGCGCGAGCGGGCCTCGATGCCGTTTCTGGAGGAGGTCGAGAAGCTGGGGGGCGGGAGCCGGGTGGCCGTCGTGGAGGGGCGGCCGGATCTCGACGCGTTCCTCGCGGACGTGCCCGAGGACGGGGCCGTCTACTGCTGCGGCCCTGAAGGGCTGATGGCCGCGGTGGAGGAACGGTTTCCCCGGGTGCGCCTGGAGCGGTTCACGCCCCGCGTCTCGGCAGGCGGTGCCTTCGAGGTCGAACTCCGGCGCAGCGGGCGGACGTTGACCGTGGCGGAGGACTCGACCGTCCTCGCCGCCGTGCGTGCCGAGCTGCCGGACACCGCGTACTCCTGCGAGCAGGGCTTCTGCGGGACCTGCCAACAGCGGGTGCTGGAGGGCGAGGTGGACCACCGGGACGAACTGCTGACGGACGCGGAGCGGGCCGACTCCATGCTGATCTGTGTCTCGCGGGCGCGGGGTGACCGCCTCGTACTGGATATGTGA
- a CDS encoding metal-dependent hydrolase: MSNTQDRVPLKARKVSFSWDDTPLHWVPGDPFTTHTINVLHLLLPAGERWFVHVYKQVLPYIRDERLREDVIGFIGQEAMHSQAHDEVLPHLREQGLDPTPYTAQVDWFFEKLLGDRTLPPGRARRWWLMERVALIAAIEHYTAFLGNWVLNADELDRRGADPTMLDLLRWHGAEEVEHRSVAFELFMHVDGNYRRRARTWATAFTALVFLWQRGARFFMENDPTLVDGRASFKDFYVRGRRGLLPTTGDMARSIPRYLSRTYHPSQEGSTEQAVAYLASSPAAQAAQAAQAAEKGAA, translated from the coding sequence ATGTCCAACACGCAGGACCGGGTACCGCTCAAGGCCCGCAAGGTGTCCTTCTCCTGGGACGACACCCCGTTGCACTGGGTGCCCGGGGATCCGTTCACCACGCACACCATCAATGTGCTGCATCTGCTCCTGCCCGCCGGTGAGCGCTGGTTCGTGCACGTCTACAAGCAGGTACTGCCGTACATACGGGACGAGCGGCTCCGCGAGGACGTCATCGGGTTCATCGGGCAGGAGGCGATGCACTCGCAGGCCCACGACGAGGTGCTGCCGCACCTACGGGAGCAGGGGCTCGATCCGACGCCGTACACCGCGCAGGTCGACTGGTTCTTCGAGAAGCTGCTCGGCGACCGCACCCTCCCGCCGGGCCGGGCGCGGCGGTGGTGGCTGATGGAGCGGGTCGCGCTCATCGCGGCCATCGAGCACTACACGGCGTTCCTCGGCAACTGGGTGCTGAACGCCGACGAGTTGGACCGGCGGGGCGCCGACCCGACCATGCTGGACCTGCTGCGCTGGCACGGTGCCGAGGAGGTCGAGCACCGGTCGGTCGCCTTCGAGCTGTTCATGCACGTCGACGGGAACTATCGGCGACGGGCACGGACGTGGGCCACGGCGTTCACCGCGCTGGTGTTCCTGTGGCAGCGCGGGGCGCGGTTCTTCATGGAGAACGACCCGACGCTCGTCGACGGCCGGGCGAGCTTCAAGGACTTCTACGTCCGTGGCCGGCGGGGCCTGCTGCCCACGACCGGTGACATGGCCAGGTCCATCCCGCGGTATCTGAGCCGTACCTACCATCCCTCGCAGGAGGGCTCCACCGAGCAGGCCGTCGCCTATCTCGCCTCCTCCCCTGCCGCCCAGGCCGCCCAGGCCGCCCAGGCCGCCGAGAAGGGTGCCGCCTGA
- a CDS encoding fused response regulator/phosphatase, with amino-acid sequence MDGYGRQAGATVMVVDDVSASRYAMGAVLRRAGHDVVPVASAGEALSELDVRLRAGALPDVALVDVGLPDMSGFELCRRVKARPSTAALPVVHFSATAMEAGDRCRGLDVGADAYLTVPAEPREIQAVVRSAVRRARRRTAAEALAHRLTLLSEAIFTVQTARCLGELADAAAAGAARLSGTPAVVFVIGPDGEPHWGCSPSSLHLPRSHGFARPAGTPTSLPATAPHVAAARLITRIAEGRNGRTGVHSTVVPASLWPAGFFRPGIREEAHLLLASGQEGRAHVCIATPACRAAVPATPSRGAGLYRHAAPPRGATSHDGPADNRRHIAAPPVEAAPEERLAQATALAAEPLLMYQAERDIALTLQHSFLPQPYRLPALPGVDVVVRYVPASRQAEIGGDFYAALRTEGGVLTAVGDVVGHSLDAATVMVEIRHALRAYCVEESDPGALAARLDRMLQHYHPDITATVCLALLDPATGRTRIANAGHLPPLIVRDAGDAEYVPVDGPLLGLALDRPEPSELVLARGDRLLMVTDGLIETRGIDLATSMEQLRTAAAEAPAGLDALCDTLLGCFGRGREDDIAMLALRLG; translated from the coding sequence ATGGACGGTTACGGCAGGCAGGCCGGCGCGACGGTCATGGTCGTCGACGACGTCTCGGCCAGCCGCTACGCCATGGGCGCCGTGCTGCGTCGCGCGGGCCACGATGTCGTGCCGGTCGCGAGCGCGGGCGAGGCGCTGAGCGAACTCGACGTGCGGCTGCGCGCGGGCGCCTTGCCCGACGTGGCCCTCGTCGACGTGGGGCTGCCGGACATGAGCGGCTTCGAACTGTGCCGCCGCGTCAAGGCCCGCCCGTCCACGGCCGCGCTGCCCGTCGTCCACTTCTCGGCCACGGCCATGGAGGCGGGGGACCGGTGCCGGGGGCTCGACGTGGGCGCCGACGCCTACCTGACGGTGCCGGCCGAGCCGAGGGAGATCCAGGCCGTCGTCCGGTCCGCGGTGCGCAGGGCGCGCCGGCGCACCGCGGCCGAGGCGCTGGCACACCGGCTGACGCTGCTGTCCGAGGCCATCTTCACCGTGCAGACGGCGCGCTGCCTGGGTGAGCTGGCCGACGCGGCCGCCGCGGGCGCGGCCCGGCTCAGCGGTACGCCCGCCGTCGTCTTCGTCATCGGCCCGGACGGCGAACCCCACTGGGGCTGCTCCCCGAGCTCCCTCCACCTGCCCCGGAGCCACGGCTTCGCCCGCCCGGCGGGAACCCCCACCTCCCTGCCCGCCACCGCCCCGCACGTGGCGGCGGCACGGCTGATCACCCGGATCGCGGAGGGACGCAACGGCCGGACCGGAGTGCACAGCACGGTTGTGCCCGCCTCACTGTGGCCCGCCGGCTTCTTCCGACCCGGCATCCGGGAGGAGGCCCACTTGCTCCTGGCGTCGGGCCAGGAGGGCCGCGCCCACGTGTGCATCGCTACACCGGCGTGCCGGGCTGCGGTGCCTGCAACGCCCTCAAGGGGCGCGGGGCTGTATCGACATGCGGCTCCGCCGCGGGGCGCGACCAGCCACGACGGTCCCGCAGACAACCGACGGCATATCGCGGCACCTCCTGTCGAGGCGGCCCCCGAGGAGCGCCTCGCCCAAGCCACCGCCCTCGCCGCCGAACCGCTGCTGATGTACCAGGCGGAACGGGACATCGCCCTCACCCTGCAGCACAGCTTTCTGCCCCAGCCGTACCGGCTCCCCGCGCTGCCCGGCGTGGACGTCGTCGTCCGGTACGTCCCCGCGTCCCGGCAGGCCGAGATCGGCGGGGACTTCTACGCCGCCCTGCGCACCGAGGGCGGGGTGCTCACCGCCGTCGGTGACGTCGTCGGGCACTCGCTGGACGCGGCCACGGTGATGGTCGAGATCCGGCACGCGCTGCGCGCCTACTGCGTCGAGGAGAGCGACCCCGGCGCGCTCGCGGCCCGGCTGGACCGGATGCTTCAGCACTACCACCCCGACATCACCGCCACGGTCTGCCTGGCCCTGCTCGACCCCGCAACCGGGCGCACCCGGATCGCCAACGCCGGCCACCTTCCGCCGCTGATCGTGCGGGACGCGGGTGACGCCGAGTACGTCCCGGTGGACGGCCCGCTGCTCGGGCTCGCCCTCGACCGGCCCGAGCCCAGCGAGCTGGTCCTGGCCCGGGGGGACCGCCTCCTCATGGTCACCGACGGCCTCATCGAGACCCGCGGCATCGACCTCGCCACGTCCATGGAGCAACTGCGCACGGCCGCCGCCGAGGCACCGGCCGGGCTGGACGCGCTGTGCGACACGCTGCTGGGCTGCTTCGGGCGGGGCCGGGAGGACGACATCGCGATGCTGGCGCTGCGGTTAGGGTGA
- a CDS encoding tetratricopeptide repeat protein: MRSNPRLSRARVCECGPVNQDWEDRVTAAWAAFDAYAEAEAADFRAVIDALVAELPDDSPLGPFEQACAWDSTGHSDRAVPLYREALARGLSDVSGYKGRRAKIQLSSSLRNIGQAEEGVKLLTPELDAPSDELDDAVRATLALCLSSLGRDREGLALVLGALAPHLPRYQRSMANYARALLESEG, encoded by the coding sequence ATGCGCTCAAATCCGAGGCTCTCACGGGCACGGGTGTGCGAGTGTGGGCCGGTGAACCAGGACTGGGAAGATCGCGTGACCGCCGCATGGGCGGCCTTCGACGCCTACGCGGAAGCCGAGGCGGCCGACTTCCGCGCCGTCATCGACGCCCTCGTCGCCGAGTTGCCGGACGACAGCCCGCTGGGCCCCTTCGAGCAGGCGTGTGCCTGGGACTCGACCGGCCACTCGGACCGGGCGGTGCCGCTGTACCGGGAGGCGCTGGCGCGCGGGCTCAGTGACGTGAGCGGCTACAAGGGGCGGCGGGCCAAGATCCAGCTGTCCAGCTCGCTCAGGAACATCGGGCAGGCCGAGGAGGGTGTCAAGCTGCTGACACCCGAGCTTGACGCGCCCTCCGACGAGCTGGACGACGCGGTACGGGCGACGCTGGCGCTGTGCCTGTCCAGCCTCGGGCGTGACCGCGAGGGGCTGGCCCTGGTGCTGGGCGCTCTCGCGCCGCATTTGCCGCGTTATCAGCGGTCGATGGCGAATTACGCCCGAGCGCTGCTGGAGTCGGAGGGCTGA
- a CDS encoding 5-carboxymethyl-2-hydroxymuconate Delta-isomerase — protein sequence MPQITVDYSGVLAHAFDREGFARALHTATVEIAAAKPEACKTQFRRSEYTAFGYEDPEEQGHAIVHVTLGLLAGRTEETKAKLTEAVLELLRQHVEEDEFVLHASAEVRDLDPSYRKFER from the coding sequence ATGCCGCAGATCACCGTCGACTATTCCGGCGTACTGGCCCACGCCTTCGACCGGGAGGGTTTCGCGCGGGCGCTGCACACCGCCACCGTCGAGATCGCGGCGGCGAAGCCGGAGGCGTGCAAGACGCAGTTCCGGCGGAGCGAGTACACGGCGTTCGGCTACGAGGACCCCGAGGAGCAGGGCCACGCGATCGTGCACGTCACGCTCGGACTGCTCGCCGGCCGTACCGAGGAGACGAAGGCGAAGCTGACCGAGGCCGTCCTGGAGCTGCTGCGGCAGCATGTGGAGGAGGACGAGTTCGTCCTGCACGCCTCCGCCGAGGTACGCGACCTCGACCCGTCCTACCGCAAGTTCGAACGCTAG